The Peromyscus leucopus breed LL Stock chromosome 4, UCI_PerLeu_2.1, whole genome shotgun sequence genome segment CGACATCAGGATTGTCTTAGAATTTCCTTCAGAGAATGAAGTATTAATTTTAACTGAAAAGAGAGACCAAATGGAACCCACCTGATATAGACCTACTTCTAAGGTGGACACAAGAGCTTCCTGACAAAAGAAACAGTGCCTTCCACTTGGCTGGCTATGCCCAAGTCTTAATGGATCTGGATATATACTTTACTTGTGTTTGTTCCCAGAAAAGAGGCAGACAAGGTTTAATTCAGGACTCTGGGGTGGTCAAATCTTGGAAATAATAGGACTCTGGTGCTAAAGATGGGGAATGGGCCAGGGCTGAATAAGGAACTTCCCGCTCAGAATAGGCTTGGCTATCTACTGTGGGAGCAGGGGTTCCTGTCATGGGGAATGGCTCTTATCAGGTACAGAAGACGTCCCACTGCCCTCGGACCCCTTGGAACTCTGCAGCCGATGTAGTGCCTccatctgcctcctcttctccttgGCTCGGTTGATGGTTGTCCGGAAGAGCTTACAGAAGAGATGGATAGCTTGAGGTGAGTCATCATTGCCAGGGACAGGGTACGTGATGAGGCATGGGTTGCAGTTGGTGTCCACAATGCCCACTGTGGGGATGTTCATCTTGGCAGCATCCCTCACAGCCACATGGGGTTCAAAGACATTGTTGAGCGTGTGCAGGAAAATGATGAGGTCCGGCAGCCGGACTGAGGGCCCAAAGAGGAGGTGTGCATTAGTCAGCAAACCACCCTTGAAGTAGCGGGTATGGGCATACTCCCCGCAGTCCTGGGCTGTCTTCTCAATCAAGTGAGAGAACTGCCGGTTCCGGCTCACAAACAGGATGATGCCCTTGCGGTAGGCCACATGGGCcgtgaagttcaaggccagctgtaGATTCGAGGCTGTCTGCTCCAAGTCGATGATGTCTTGGCCCAGGCGGTTACCAAAGATGTATGGCTCCATAAACCTGccagaaaaaaaacccaaggtgAGTGGGACAATGTTCAGAGAGCTACTGTTCTCCTTCCACAGACCCCCATCAGCAATTCAGGATCATCTATGAGGGCACTACAGGCTAGGAGGCACTATTTACACTCAACTGCTCCCCACTACACCTTGTCTGGTGAGTGAGAGATGAGGACAGTGTTGTGGAGTTGGGCAGTGAGCATCGGGTGTGTGGCTCAACCTGTCTCACCTTTCCCCTATGGTGTGAGGACCAACCACATATTAAACAGGACCTCAGGCAGGGCACTCTGTCTAGTACTATTCTCTTCATTTCTATGTAGCAAGACCTCTCCGCTGGGGTGGCCAAAACTCAGGGGTCCCCAGCCTGTAATGACCCTCAATTTTCACCATGTCTAGGAACAGCATCAATACTAGCACTGCACTTGGCGTTGCTGTCAATGCTCCCATCAGTCCTCACTTCCAACCTGGACCCGATCCCACCGCTCTGCCCACACTGCCCGTGCCAGCTACCTATGACGGCAACCAGCTTTATGGCCCAGGTGTACTCGGGCGTCGAAGAGGCTCTTCACAGAAAACAGCTCCTTGACATTGAAGAAGTCCGAATGCTGCAGTGGCACATCTAGGATCCTGCTCTGGGGATCtgaaaagggagggaagagaggcacTGTGGACCACCACCATCAACCGAAGATTCTGTGTGGGTCATCCCTCTTCCCTTAGTCTCCacagatagaagagaaagagacacgAGCCTCGTTGACTTCTGGTGCCCTCAAATGCCCCGCCAGGAGACCAGCAAGGTAGACAGATCCAAAACTAGTCTTCACTGGTCTCGGGAGCTACTAGGCCAC includes the following:
- the Mrps2 gene encoding 28S ribosomal protein S2, mitochondrial: MAPAPAVLTRLLCAGVWRRPDFLQKAAPGLAGLNGRMVTVAQVPVVSEPQDGDDPQSRILDVPLQHSDFFNVKELFSVKSLFDARVHLGHKAGCRHRFMEPYIFGNRLGQDIIDLEQTASNLQLALNFTAHVAYRKGIILFVSRNRQFSHLIEKTAQDCGEYAHTRYFKGGLLTNAHLLFGPSVRLPDLIIFLHTLNNVFEPHVAVRDAAKMNIPTVGIVDTNCNPCLITYPVPGNDDSPQAIHLFCKLFRTTINRAKEKRRQMEALHRLQSSKGSEGSGTSSVPDKSHSP